The following coding sequences lie in one Musa acuminata AAA Group cultivar baxijiao chromosome BXJ1-8, Cavendish_Baxijiao_AAA, whole genome shotgun sequence genomic window:
- the LOC103994672 gene encoding pterocarpan synthase 1-like gives MASSPSFTLLLLFLFATVAIGSSSREHKEKMTHLHFYFYDYYGGSNATTITVVSPPGNNTFGSIGVGENILRVGRESSSKLIGKAQELTVQASLESPAYLSALNFVFTAGKYNGSSFSILGRAVLTEPRMERGIVGGTGKFRMARGYTISRLIRSTGTTQMELVFEYDAYIYHY, from the coding sequence ATGGCCTCATCTCCATCCTtcactctccttctcctctttctcttcgcCACTGTTGCCATTGGGAGCAGCAGCCGTGAACACAAAGAGAAGATGACGCACCTCCACTTCTACTTTTACGACTACTACGGTGGTTCGAACGCGACCACCATCACCGTCGTCAGCCCTCCCGGCAACAACACCTTCGGGAGCATCGGGGTGGGCGAAAACATTCTCAGGGTAGGGCGTGAGTCGAGCTCCAAGCTCATCGGAAAAGCGCAGGAGCTCACCGTGCAGGCATCCTTGGAGAGTCCGGCCTACCTCTCGGCGCTAAACTTCGTGTTCACCGCCGGAAAGTACAACGGGAGCAGCTTCTCCATCTTGGGCAGGGCGGTGCTGACGGAGCCTAGGATGGAGCGGGGCATCGTTGGGGGCACCGGCAAGTTCCGGATGGCCCGAGGCTACACCATCAGCAGGCTCATCAGGTCGACTGGAACTACTCAGATGGAGCTTGTTTTTGAGTACGACGCCTACATCTATCACTACTGA
- the LOC135587847 gene encoding dirigent protein 11-like codes for MASSPFSPLLLLPLVILATVAIGSSSDEPKEKITHLHFYFYDYYGGPNATTVTVVSPPGNSSFGSIGVGDNILREGPESSSRLIGRAQELAVQAGQESTAYLSALNFVFTAGEYNGSGFSIFGRAVLTETMERGIVGGTGMFRMARGYTLSKLIRSTGTTELELVMEYDAYIYHY; via the coding sequence ATGGCCTCATCTCcattctctcctcttctcctccttcccctCGTCATCTTGGCCACTGTTGCCATTGGAAGCAGCAGTGATGAACCCAAAGAGAAGATAACCCACCTCCACTTCTACTTTTACGACTACTACGGTGGCCCGAACGCGACCACCGTCACCGTCGTCAGCCCTCCCGGCAACTCCTCCTTCGGGAGCATCGGTGTGGGTGACAACATTCTGAGGGAAGGGCCCGAGTCGAGCTCCAGGCTCATCGGGAGGGCGCAGGAGCTCGCGGTGCAGGCGGGCCAGGAGAGCACGGCCTATCTCTCGGCGTTAAACTTCGTGTTCACCGCCGGAGAGTACAACGGGAGCGGCTTCTCCATCTTCGGCAGGGCGGTGTTGACGGAGACGATGGAGCGGGGCATCGTCGGGGGCACCGGCATGTTCCGAATGGCGCGGGGCTACACCCTCAGCAAGCTCATCAGGTCAACTGGAACTACCGAACTCGAGCTTGTGATGGAGTACGATGCTTACATCTATCACTACTGA